The region ctaattaacTCTCGGGTCCATGGCATCCCTCGTGcttggtctagagcaggggaagctgcattttgtatttatgccccaagtagattgaacgccctgcctgaggacctgagagaggcccccatgCTGGACACAAAGCAGGTTAAAAATCATACCttttaaaacagcctatggccaagttcttggtgtgtgtgtgtgtgtgtgtgtgtgtgttttgtatatcttgctatttttatatattttgcccCAACTGTTGTTACTTTCAAatcagtcagttttatttgtgacattgggctatacaaataaaattgacttgacttatggcacttgtatttattttactaacccaGTTTTAAACGTGTCTgcacttttataaaatttgcacTTTTGTCtcttattttatgcttttataatgcttttttttcttcttattttttgcctgtaaaacactttgaatgacctctgcaATGATGAGGTGCTAtaaaaataaacttgccttgatTTATATTTCCCCCGTATCGCCTTCAGCTTGGTGGCGGTGATAGCCCTGGTTAGTTATATCCTGCTTGCGATGAGGAAACTCTGGGGTCATCTCAGAAGGGTAAGAGCTAGGATGTTAGTGCACGTGGCCTGGCAAGACTCCCAGTCCATGTATTCCTGAGTTTTGTTAACTTTATATTCCAACGTGAGGGTTACGAATAACTCCACTTCATTATCAGTCCACACATATGACACCTGTCTGCTTTGAGGCACTattgttggtagcctaccagtaatagcttcttctttttcttttttctttcctgtGGGCAGAGGCTCATGTGGACTTGTCAGTAAACGaattacactgctcaaaaaaataaagggaacacataagcaatgcaatgtagctccaagtcaatcacacttttgagatatcaacctgtccaggtaggaagcaacactgatttgtgaatcaatttcacctgttggtaaattgtctaatttccaccacgtggaaattagacaatttgcaagacaacccctataaaaggaatggatttgcaggtggtggccacagaccatttgcctgtcctcatcttttctggccgatctttggttagtttttcattttgctagtgccctcaccactagaggtggcatgaggcggtatctgcaacctacagaagttgctcaggtagtgcagctcatccaggatggcacatcaatgcgtgctgtggcaagaagatttgatgtgtctcccagcacagtgtccagagcatgggggaggtaccaggagacaggccagtacaccaggagacgtggagggggccgcaggaggacaacaaccccgcagcaggaccgctatctggtcctttgtgcaaggaggaacaggaggagcactgccggagccctacaaaacgaccttcaacaggccactaatgtgcaggtttctgctcaaacagtgagaaacagaatgcatgaggatggtatgagggcccgacgtccacaattggggcctgtgctcacagcccaacaccgtgcagcccgattgacctttgccagagaacatcttggttggcagattcgccattggcgccctgtgctcttcacagatgagagcaggttcacactgaacacatgtgacagagtgagagagtctggagacgctgtggagaacgttctgctgcctgcaacatcctccagcatgaccggtttggcggtgggtcagtgatggtctggggaggcatatccttggagggctgcacagacctctacgtgctagccagaggtaccatgactgccattaggtaccgggatgagatcctcagacccattgtcagaccatatgctggtgcagtgggccctgggttcctgctcatgcaggacaatgctcgtcctcatgtggccagagtgtgtcagcagttcctgtatgtcgagggcattgatgctatggaccggcctgcacgttccccagacctgaatccaatcgagcacctctgggacatcatgtctcgtaccatccgcaaACGCGATGtagcaccacagactgtccaggagttgccCGTtcccctgatccaggtctgggaggagatccctcaggagaccatccgtcgtctcatcaggagcatgcccagacgttgtagggagtgcatacaggcacgtggaggccacacacactactgagcctcattttgaatcatcttgaagaatttccacagaagttggatcagcctatgttctcattttccactttgattttgagtatgattctgaatccagaccttaatgggctaatgattttgatttccattgatcattcttaggttattttgctctaaacacattcctctgtctaataaataaagattttcagctgaaatatttcattcatcgaggtctatattgtgtttttaggtgttccctttagttttttgagcagtgtatttaaactcatccaccttcgtcacctccactccttgcatcctcaccattccaccgtcctccctctcattcatgcataggtattctgtcttgctactactgactttcattcctcttctctccagtgcatacctccacctctccaggctcccctcaacctgcaccctactctcactacagatcacaatgtcatctgcaaacatcgtagtccatggagactcctgcctgatcttgtctgtcaacctgtccatcaccactgcaaacaagaaagggctcagagccgatccttgatgtaatcctacctccaccttgaacccatctgtcattccaaccacacacctcaccactgtcacacttccctcatacatatcctgcaccacccctacatacttctctgcaactcctgacttcctcatacaataccacacctcctctctcggcaccctgtcatatgctttctctaaatccacaaagacacaatgtatctctttctggcctcctctatacttctccatcaacattctcaaagcaaacatcacatctgtggtgctctttcatggcatgaaaccatactgctgctgctgatcgtcacctctcctcttaacctagcttctgttcctctttcccatatcttcatgctgtggctgatcaactttatacctctgtagttgctgcagttctgcacatcgcccttgttcttgaaaatcggtatcagtatgcttcttctccactcctcaggcatcctcccactttccaggactgtgttaaacagtctagttaaaaggTAATAAGTATATTATAATAATGATACCATTAATGTTATTGATGTGTTTGAATACAAGTTggttaaaacatttaacatatcaTAGTCAGTTATACGCCAGATAACCCAGCCAGAATCAGTTTGTCTTTTTATTTCTCTCTGCTGAAATGGTATCAGCATACTTTACTACACTGGTCGGGCTCAGGGCAAGGCAAATATATATTTACAAAAGATACAAACAAGGTCAAGGAAAACGATTCAGCTACAAACACAAGAAAACTGTACAACAAACAGTCCCGTTTAAACTGGTACACTACAAAACGCTTGGGTAATCTGAGCTAATCTATCACTGATCACTCCaccctgtcatcatcatcatgattatTCTGTTGCTGTGTGCTTGTGAGTAGGGCTCGGTGTGGCTGATCTCTGCAACAAGCTGTGCTTTGGTGCCAGACATCTTTCCATCACAGGTCGCTTTGTAAAACGGTGCATACCTGAGAAGGATTTTGCAGAACAAAGCAGCACAAACTAATCAGGCTTGGTCAAGGCTTTCGATTCACACATCCATCGGTTCTTCATGGAGCAGCTGGCTTTCCCCCAGCTGGCCCCGGCTCTTCCCCGTGCTTTACTGAGGCCGCAGCGGAAGCTGGAATACGATCGTCTAGTCGTCCAAAAGCTGACAAGGAAAAATGACGGCTTGCATTGCAAATCAGTGCATAATGCTGGTGATGAATGACCAAAGCGAGCCAGCTTTACTAACTTCACTCTGCCGGGGCACTGAGATCCTTTGCGAGTACACAAAGAAAGCAGTTGTGATAACATTCTGCCACTTTGTTGCCCACCTGTTTCCAACTGCAGCCTATGTAGGGTCTCACCTCTGTACTGCTTGCTGCACTGGTTTTAAGAGTCCTTGGTTAtatcaaacaaaataaataataatatatatgtatagctGTTATAATGGGAATGTTTCGCCATCTGATTGGCGGCTGTCCAGCCGACatgaggggcgtgacgctgggcactATGACAGCTTTGTGAATAaaacatcagcagctgatgagtgcgagacgcaccaagcaggcctgtactgctacgcCTTAACATCTTTTCTCCTCTATCCGTGTTGACAtatatatccttttttttttacccccgtttttttctccccaattgtacccgtccaattaccccagtcttccgagctgtcccggtctctgctccaccccctctgctgatccaggagggctgcagactaccacatgcctcctcccatacatgtggagtcaccagccgcttcttttcacccgacagtgaggagtttcaccagggggacgtagcgcgtgggaggaccacactattccccccagttccccctcccccccaaacaggtgcctcgaccgaccagaggaggcgctggtgcagcgaccatgacacatacccacatctggcttcccacccgcagacacgaccaattgtgtctgtagggacgcccgaccaagccggaggtaacacggggattcgaaccggcgatccccgtgttggtgggcaacagaatagacagccacACCACTCGGACAGCCTAAACTCCAGACTGTGTACTAACACGTGATAGTACCTAGTGTGTACTAGTCTGCAGAGTATACTGTGCTGACAGGTGGTGTGGGAGGAATGACTGTGCTAACCGTTTAGCAGAAACAGGAAATGGTGCAACCTGTGTGCTGACAGGACTGCGATGAGCAACAATCCACAAAGAGCAGACAAAGAGCAGTTATTAATGTGTTCTTCGGCTTTATTCGTTTGTCTTCTCCGAAAACGAGGGCCTGAGTGTAGGGGATCGTGTGTCGCACCAGCTGTCAAGCCCTTTGAGACCATCTTGTGATTTTGGCATGTACtgcaaataacactgacttgacttCATTAGCTATGCTTATTAGCATTCTCCTCTGACATGGCAGAGACGCCCCCTGTAGACAGCAGCTGATACTACAAGATGGGTTACACGCATCACAGAAAAGTTGGCTTGCTGCTTGCATCCTCGATTTCTGAAACACGTTGGGTCCACCCACTCAAACATGGAGCAGATTCGGTATGTGGGTTCTGAAGTATTCTTAGTTTTGTCAGTTTTGCAGTGTGAACACACTACATGCTCAAAACAGAATGAGTATGTATAGTGTGCATGTGGGACACACAGACTGTCTGTCCAAATGGGACATTTCTGATCCAACCAAGGTCTTCTGAAAGCCATTGCGGTGACCAGGGCAGAGGTCAGACACGAGGCTGTTACAGCTAAGAAACAGTTGTTGGTTGCTTTTGTAAAAAGTTACAGAAGAAGAAATATGAACGATGAAAGCCGCTTTAttgttgtcattgtacaggttacagtgagtgtgttgtctgcatgtaaccatcctgttgtgtagcagcagggggcagctgcagcacccggggaccacctaccacttcttctttccattgccttgctcaggggcacaggcaggagtattaaccctaacatgcatgtctttttgatggtgggaggaaacccacgcagacacggggagaacatgcaaactccacacagaaaggacctgggacggcctggggttcgaacccaggaccttcttgctgtgagccaacagtgctgaccactgggcaaAAAGTGCCAAAATGTTCTCACAACCACATTCTCAAGTAGGCAGGTTCTCAGTGTGTGGAGATGCTGTGTGAGTCACGAGACAGTGGGTGTCTGTGCTGTGTGTCAGTATTTACTGTGAGATTCATCAGCATTAAAGCAGGGTAATAGCTGACACTAGCAGCATTATCTTTGTTTGAATAGCAATGGTTAAAACAGGGTTGTCGATCAGGTGAATGCATGCagatgtgttgtgtctgtgtgtcactGCTTACCTCAGGGTGAGGGGACTTCCACTGACCCACCGCCACTGTCTGTCTGCAGTGTTGTCCGTTAAACCAATCCAGTAACCATGGTTTTCATCATGATAGAATTCTGTATGGTTATTGATGAATTCCTAAATATGAAATATAGCTGTCAGTCTGGTGTAGCAGCACATGAGTCGCAAGATGAACCATGGctcattatagcgcaggatgaaccatggctcattatagcgcaggatgaaccacggttcattatagcgcaggatgaaccacggttcattatagcgcaggatgaaccatggCTCATTATAGCACAGGATGAACCACGgttcattatagcgcaggatgaaccatggctcattatagcgcaggatgaaccatggctcattatagcgcaggatgaaccacggttcattatagcgcaggatgaaccacggttcattatagcgcaggatgaaccatggttcattatagcgcaggttaaaccatggttcattatagcgcaggatgaaccatggTTCATTATAGCGCAGATTAAACCATGGctcattatagcgcaggatgaaccatggTTCATTATAGCGCAGGTTGAATCATGGCTCATTATAGCGCAGGTTAAACCATGGCTCATTATAGCGCAGGTTAAACCATGGCTCATTATAGCGCAGGTTAAACCATGGCTCATTATAGCACGGGTTAAACCATGgttcattatagcgcaggatgaaccatggttcattatagcgcaggatgaaccatggttcattatagcgcaggatgaaccatggTTCATTATAGCACGGGTTGAATCATGGCTCATTATAGCGCAGGTTAAACCATGGTTCATTATAGCGCGGGTTGAACCACGgttcattatagcgcaggatgaaccacggttcattatagcgcaggatgaaccaCGGTTCATTATAGCGCAGGTTAAACCATGGCTCATTATAGCGCGGGTTGAACCATGgttcattatagcgcaggatgaaccatggTTCATTATAGCACGGGTTGAACCACGgttcattatagcgcaggatgaaccacggttcattatagcgcaggatgaaccatggTTCATTATAGCGCAGGTTAAACCACGGTTCATTATAGCACGGGTTGAACCATGGTTCATTATAGCGCAGGTTAAACCACGGTTCATTATAGCACGGGTTGAACCACGgttcattatagcgcaggatgaaccacggttcattatagcgcaggatgaaccatggTTCATTATAGCGCAGGTTAAACCACGGTTCATTATAGCACGGGTTGAACCACGGctcattatagcgcaggatgaaccacggttcattatagcgcaggatgaaccatggttcattatagcgcaggatgaaccaCGGTTCATTATAGCGCGGGTTGAACCACGGTTCATTATAGCGCGGGTTGAACCACGGTTCATTATAGCGCAGGTTAAACCACGgttcattatagcgcaggatgaaccacggttcattatagcgcaggatgaaccatTGAACCATGGTTCATTGTAGCGCAGGATGAACCATTGAACCATGgttcattatagcgcaggatgaaccatggttcattatagcgcaggatgaaccatggttcattatagcgcaggatgaaccatggTTCATTATAGCACGGGTTGAATCATGGCTCATTATAGCACGGGTTGAATCATGGCTCATTATAGCGCGGGTTAAACCATGgttcattatagcgcaggatgaaccatggCTCATTATAGCACGGGTTGAACCATGgttcattatagcgcaggatgaaccatggttcattatagcgcaggatgaaccatggttcattatagcgcaggttaaaccatggctcattatagcgcaggttaaaccatggctcattatagcgcaggttaaaccatggctcattatagcgcaggatgaaccatggttcattatagcgcaggatgaaccatggttcattatagcgcaggatgaaccatggttcattatagcgcaggatgaaccatggttcattatagcgcaggttaaaccatggctcattatagcgcaggatgaaccatggttcattatagcgcaggatgaaccatggttcattatagcgcaggatgaaccatggttcattatagcgcaggatgaaccatggttcattatagcgcaggatgaaccatggctcattatagcgcaggatgaaccatggctcattatagcgcaggatgaaccatggctcattatagcgcaggatgaaccatggctcattatagcgcaggatgaaccatggctcattatagcgcaggatgaaccatggttcattacagcgcaggatgaaccatggctcattatagcgcaggatgaaccatggctcattatagcgcaggatgaaccatggTTCATTACAGCGCAGGTTGAACCATGGctcattatagcgcaggatgaaccatggctcattatagcgcaggatgaaccatggCTCATTATAGCACGGGTTGAACCATGgttcattatagcgcaggatgaaccatggttcattatagcgcaggatgaaccatggttcattatagcgcaggatgaaccatggttcattatagcgcaggttaaaccatggctcattatagcgcaggttaaaccatggctcattatagcgcaggatgaaccatggttcattatagcgcaggatgaaccatggttcattatagcgcaggatgaaccatggttcattatagcgcaggatgaaccatggttcattatagcgcaggttaaaccatggctcattatagcgcaggatgaaccatggttcattatagcgcaggatgaaccatggctcattatagcgcaggatgaaccatggctcattatagcgcaggatgaaccatggctcattatagcgcaggatgaaccatggctcattatagcgcaggatgaaccatggttcattacagcgcaggatgaaccatggctcattatagcgcaggatgaaccatggctcattatagcgcaggatgaaccatggTTCATTACAGCGCAGGTTGAACCATGGctcattatagcgcaggatgaaccatggctcattatagcgcaggatgaaccatggctcattatagcgcaggatgaaccatggttcattatagcgcaggatgaaccatggttcattatagcgcaggatgaaccatggttcattatagcgcaggatgaaccatggTTCATTATAGCGCAGGTTGAATCATGGCTCATTATAGCGCAGGTTGAATCATGGCTCATTATAGCGCAGGTTGAACCATGGCTCATTATAGCGCAGGTTGAACCATGGCTGATGtaagtaatagcgtgatcctcccacgtgctacgtcctcctggtgaaacttgtcactgtcaggtgaaaagaagcggctggtgactccacatgtatcggaggaggcatgtggtagtctgcagccctccccggattagcagagagggtggagcagcgaccgggacggctcagaagagtggggtaattggccgaatacaattggggagaagcccccccccccaagaaagaaaaaaacgcaGCTTTCCCCTGCATCTCAATGTTGAAGCACAATGGAGAGAGGCTTTGCAGAGGTTTGGTGAAATGTTTGTACACCTCTGAATGTCTGAATGTAAATGGTTTGAATGCTCTGAATGATTTGAAGGTTTGAGTGATTTGAATGGTTTGAAGGTTTGAATGATTTGAATGGTTTGAATGATTTGAATGGTTTGAAGGTTTGAATGATTTGaaggtttgattgattgatttgaatgGTTTGAAGGTTTGAATGATTTGAATGGTTTGAATGATTTGAAGATTTGAAGGTTTGAGTGATTTGAATGGTTTGAATGATTTGAATGGTTTGAATGATTTGAAGATTTGAAGGTTTGAATTATTTGAAGGTCTGAATGATTTGAATGTTTGAATGATTTGAATGGTTTGAAGGTTTAAATGATTTGAAGGATTGAAGGTTTGAATGATTTGAAGTTTGAAGTTTTGAATGATTTGAAGGATTGAATGTTTGAGTGATTTGAATGTTTGAATGGTTTGAAGGATTGAAGGTTTGAATGATTTGAAGGTTTGAATGATTTGAATGGTTTGAATGATTTGAATGATTTGAAGGCTTGAAGGTTTGAATGATTTGAAGGTTTGAATGGTTTGAAGGTTTGAATGATTTGAAGGTTTGAATGATTTGAATGTTTTAAGGTTTGAATGGTTTCAAGGGTTTTAATGGTTTCAAGGTTTACTCAGGGGATCCTGCTCATTTTTAAAGCTTTTCTATCCCATGGGGCTTCAAATAAATTAATTGCGTTGTGTATTTGGTTTGGATTATTGCAGTTTCCACATTTTAGTGTAGATAAGAGGGATGCTGCTTTCATAGAATTGTTATATCAAATCAAATTGCAATGTGTATTGACCCAGCAGTAACATATCATTACAATGTTAAATAAGAAGATAGCCTACATGCTGATCCTCAGCATTAGTTCTCACCTGTTCCTCTTGACTCTCAATCGTCACCAAATGTGCCTGGTAATATCTACAGTGGCTCTGGCTTTCCTCCCAGGTCTTCCAGTGCAAAGAAAAACCAGAATCGGCAAACCAGTAACAGCTCGACTGGAAAGGTAGCCAGCCGTCCAGACAGGGCTTGCAGACTGTGTCAAGACAAGACAAGTATCACATTCAAGCTTCAATACTCAACTGCCAAACCAACTTACTTGAAATTAATTTGTTAGTGTGCCCAGACAGGACAACAAAACCACCAGGATATCAGCACACatgacacacaaagaaacacaaaagACAGAGTATGACAATGATGGGGCAAAGTGACAAATGCGATTGACAGAGTCCTGATGTTAGATCTGACGTGAGATGTGTTGTTGGATCTGATGTTGGATCTGATGTAAGATCTGA is a window of Lampris incognitus isolate fLamInc1 chromosome 9, fLamInc1.hap2, whole genome shotgun sequence DNA encoding:
- the LOC130117804 gene encoding CD209 antigen-like protein C, whose amino-acid sequence is MEAMEDELNYEVVLFKTHGTSTQEGRDVEKSVYAAVKYKEEETDEISPISDKKKKCLPYIPLWLVTVGLGILCVILISVIIALCCHFISVNVRLWSKLSSLERQTVCKPCLDGWLPFQSSCYWFADSGFSLHWKTWEESQSHCRYYQAHLVTIESQEEQEFINNHTEFYHDENHGYWIGLTDNTADRQWRWVSGSPLTLSFWTTRRSYSSFRCGLSKARGRAGASWGKASCSMKNRWMCESKALTKPD